Proteins from a genomic interval of Aquila chrysaetos chrysaetos chromosome 20, bAquChr1.4, whole genome shotgun sequence:
- the NDUFAF3 gene encoding NADH dehydrogenase [ubiquinone] 1 alpha subcomplex assembly factor 3 isoform X3, with protein MFIEGYSSRGFTISGNLVVGPCAVLPRTILQWNVGSYKDISHESLSLFRLLEPQIEILVLGTGDRVERLHPAMLKHMRESGIAVEVQDTPNACATFNFLTSEKRVAAAGLIPPRGTYTGM; from the exons ATGTTCATCGAGGGCTACAGCAGCCGCGGCTTCACCATCAGCGGCAACCTGGTGGTGGGACCCTGCGCCGTCCTGCCCCGCACCATCCTCCAGTGGAAC GTTGGCTCCTACAAGGACATCTCGCATGAGAGTCTGTCGCTGTTCCGGCTGCTGGAGCCCCAAATAG AGATCCTGGTGCTGGGCACAGGAGACAGGGTGGAGCGGCTCCACCCTGCCATGCTGAAGCACATGCGGGAGAGCGGGATTGCTGTGGAAGTGCAGGACACG CCAAACGCGTGTGCAACCTTCAACTTCCTAACCAGTGAAAAGCGCgtggcagctgctgggctcaTCCCTCCACGGGGCACCTACACGGGGATGTAG